TTACGAAATATAAAACTCTACATAAATTAAGAATAATATAAATAGGATTATCTAGTATTTGATCCTTTGCATTTTTGACATCATCAAGTATTGAATTTATATAAGCTTCCTTTGGTACATTATTAAATACATCATCTATATCTCTACCATAAAGACAAATCCCTCGATGTTTTATAACAGTCATATGTGCTGCCAGATCTTGATCTACGTCTCCCCCACAAATATAATCTTCATTAGCAAGATATTTATCTCGGTGCAAATCAGAGTAGTGTAGTTCAAAAGGTGTAGGATAGACAAATTCTTTTGCATATTGTTCTAATATAATGCTCATTTCTATGCCTTTATCAGGTAAATTATATATATATACTATTGATGATATAAGTTCTTTTTTTATTTTGTCATTAATAGGTTGTCTAACTACTACAAGAAAATCAATATCACTTGAATCAGTATAACAACCCATTGCTAATGAACCATGTAAGTATACTCCAACAAGATTATTCTCTAATATTCTCTTAAATTTATTAATTATTATATCTAATATTTTAAATGGACCCAAATATACACCCCTCCTTTAGATAATTAATTAAATTATTACTTGTATTGTGATATGCCTCTTTCAAAGGCTACTTTATCATTATTTTCTATTCCAAATAATGCTTCTTGCAAATCAAATGTACTAGCATAGAATTTTGCTCTTTTTATATATTTATCTATAGTCTAATGACGAACTCAATATTTGAATTTTCATTTTCATCAATTTTCTCAACATATATTTTTTCAACTACTGTTTCAAAAACATTCACTATATTTTCTGTTTCAATAAATGCTGACTTAAAATTACTTATATCATCTAGTTTTCCAACGGTAAGATGAGGAAAATACGTAAGTTTCTTATATAAGAATTTGTTTAAAATTCCTGTATATAATTTATCATGTATTTCAATTATTTTATCATTCCCCTGTTTAATATTTAAAAATAAATAATAATCTGATGTTCCTGTTATACCTCTTAACCTAATCTTAAATTTATTTATGTCTTTCAATATTTCTATCATATGTTTTTTAAGTTCTTCTGTACTTATATCACTTTCAAATGGAAAAACTAGAGTAATATGAGGTTTAATGCAAGTATATAGTGGGTCATATTTACTTCTAATTTCTTCTATAATTTCAATATCATTTAATTTAGGAAAAATAATTATAGATCTTTTTTTCATATTTTCACTTCCTTATGCTTTAATCATTTGAATTATATATAACATTTTAAATCTTCCTTATGTTTTAATATTTAGATATATCAATATTATGATTTAAAATAAAAACAAGTTTTTACTAAAATGTGTAACTTAGTTGTTCTAAAAGTGCTTTTAATATTTTAATAGAGTTCAAAGAAACATCTACACAATTTTCTTCAAATGCTTCGATTCCACATTCTTCTTCTGTATCAGTTATAGATCTAATTGCTAAAAATGGTATTTCATTTACATAACAGACATGGGCAATACTAGCAGTCTCCATATCCACACATAAAGGATTATATTTTAAAATAATTTCTTCACGTCCATTTTGAATTATAAAGGATTCACCTGTAACAATTTTTCCAAAACTCACTGTTTGTTCAAATTTATTTTGTTTCAAGGCTTTTTTGCAGTAATGAATTAATATAGCTTCACTTTTGAAATAAATACTTTCCATCCAAGGATGATATTCTGTTAGTATACCATCATCAACATCATGATAAGCTATTTCAGTGGCTATGACAGTATCACCAATTTTTAATGTCTTATCTATACCTCCAGCTACACCTACAACAATAATATGCGAAACAGAAAACTTATCAATTAATATTTGTGTTGCAATGGCTGCATTAACCTTACACACTCCACAATATAAAGCAACAACATTGATATTTTTATAAACTCCATTATAAAACTTCAACATTGCAGTTGATACAATTTTAACATCTGAAATAGATTTGACAAAAGGCATAATTTCATTTTCAGTTGGTCCTATTATTCCAATCTTCATATTACTTCCCCCTTATATTTATCATTCAATTTCAAATTTTCAATAATTTTATTACCTTCTTTAATTCTACATTTCTTTCCAAAACCCTCTTTTTCCACATAAAAAAAGATTGAATTCCAAATGGAATTCAATCTTTTACTAAACATCTTCTTTTATTGATTCACCTAGAGCATGCCATGCTAATACTGCACATTTTACTCTTGCTGGCATATTTGAAATATTTTGAAGTATAAATGCATCTTTTAATTTTTCAAATTCTCTTTCATCTGTTATTTCTTTTTTAATCATACCTATAAATAATTCTACTAAATCATAAGCTTCTTTTTTTGTCTTTCCTTTTATTAAGTCTATCATCATTGATGTGGAAGCCTTACTTATTGCACATCCATGACCAATAAAAGCTGCATCTTTTATAATATCTCCATCAAATTTAAATTGTAAAGTTAAATCATCTCCACATGATGGGTTATGTCCTCTTTCACTATGGTCTGGATTTTCTAATTGTTTTTCATTATGTCCACTTGTATTGTGTTCCATTATGAGTTCTGTATATATTGAATTAAGATCCATATCCTAACCACTTCCTTACATTTTTTAAACCTTCTATAAATATATCTACTTCCTCTAATGTGTTATAAATATAAAAACTTGCTCTACATGTTGAATTTATTTTTAAATATTTCATTAAAGGTTGAGCACAATGATGTCCTGCCCTAATTGCTATTCCATAGCTATCTAGTATTGTAGCAACATCATGTGGATGAACATCATCTATATTAAATGATATAACACTACTTCTTTTATCTATATCTTCTGTACCATATATAGTTATATAAGGTATCTCTTTCATCTTCTTTAGAGCATATTCAGTTAATTTCATTTCATGTTTCTTTATATTTTCTAATCCTACATCTTCTAAATACTCTATTGCTCTCTTTAACCCAACGGCTGCTTCTACATTTTGAGTTCCTGCTTCAAATTTATGTGGGAGTTCTGCAAATGTTGAAGATTGTTCTTCTACATATTCAATCATATCTCCACCAGATAGAAATGGACTCATTTTTTCTAAAAGTTCTCGTCTTCCATATAATACTCCTATTCCCATAGGCCCTAGCATCTTATGTCCTGAAAAAACATAGAAATCTGGATTTAATTTTTTTATATCTACCTGTGTATGAGGTGCAGCTTGTGCTCCATCTATTATAGTTATTGCTCCTTTTTCATGAGCATAATCTATTATTTCTTTTATAGGATTTATAGTTCCAAGTACATTTGATATATGTGCTACTGTCACTATTTTTGTGTTTTCTGTAACTTTACTTTTAAAGTCTTTCATATCAATAGTATAATCATCATTCAAATATATATATTTTAATTTAGCATTGTTTTTTCTTGCTACCATTTGCCAAGGAAGTATATTGCTATGATGCTCTGAAATTAAAACTAATATTTCATCACCTCTTGATACATTTTCAAGTGCATATGAAAATGCTACTAAATTTAAAGCTTCTGTTGTATTCTTAGTAAATATTATACTTTCAACATAGGGAGCATTTATGAAGTCCTTTACTTTTTTTCGTGCACTATCATACATCTCTGTTGCTCTTATACTTAGAGCATATGCTCCCCTGTGTATATTTGCATTTGATGATTTATTGTACTTTTCTATAGAGTCTAGTACACTAATTGGTTTTTGAGTAGTTGCTGCACTATCTAAATATACAAAAGTATTATCATTTACATCCTGATTTAATATAGGGAAATCTTTTCTGATTTTTTCTATATTAAAACTTTTCATTTGTAATTCTCCAATCAATATCTTTCTCTATTCTTTCCCTTAAATCTTCATAAGGAATTAAATCTATTATTGGTCTAAATGATGCTTCTATTATCATTTTTTTAGCATCTTTTTCACTTAAACCTCGACTCATAAGATAAAATAATTTAAGTTCATTAATTTGACCAGCAGATGCAGCATGTTCTCCTTCTACATCATCTTCTCCACATATAAGAGCTGGTATTGCATCTGATTTTACACCTTTATCTAAAAGGATAACATATTCCCCTTCTTCTCCTTTAGATCTAGTTGAACCTTTTTTGAAATCTAAATTTCCTCTAAAGACTTTTTTTGCTTTGTCTTTTAATGCTCCTTTGGTTTCTATATTACTTAAGCATCTTCTTCCAAAGTGATTCATTGTATATTCTAAATCTAATCCCATTTCATCATCACCAAAGTATATACTCTTAAGATTTGCTGATGAATTATCTTCTAATAAATTTGTTATAAAACTAGTTGATGTTATTGCACTTCCTAGTTCTACAGATATAAAATTCACTTCTGCATCTCTACCAACAACTGCAATATTTGAATCAAAATTATGAGATGTTTTACTCATAGTTTGAACTTTTATTACTGTTACATTTGAATTGTCTTCTGCATATATTTTTGTAACTCCATTATGAAATGATTTTTCTGTTGAAGTATAATCCATAACTACTGTAACTTCACTATTCTGATGTGCTAATATTAAATTATGGTCTAATACTAATGATTCTTCATTGTTCATATTAAAATCTAATCTTACAGGTTCTTGTATTTTCTGACCTCTTTCTAAATCAATTATTACTCCTGTATTAGAGAATTTTTCTGTTAATTTCACTAATTCTTTATCTACTCCAAATTCACTATCAACTTTTAAATACTTTGTATAATTATTTATTTCTTCTTTTGTATTTATATGCTGTATATTTAAATCTTCTATTTTAGGAATATTTAACGATTTATACTCTCTGTGTTCTGGTATTTCTACATCTTTTAGCCTTATTCTTTTCCACTTAGGTAAGTCAACCTCTTTATATTCTTTTAAGTTCATATTTTCACCCCTTAGCCTATTGTTCCTTCGAGCTCTAATTTGATAAGATTATTAAGCTCTACTGCATATTCAAGTGGTAATTCTTTGGCTATAGGTTCTACAAATCCCCTTACTATCATAGCCTTTGCTTCTTCTTCATCTATTCCTCTACTCATTAGATAAAATATTGCTTCATCACTAATTCTACCTATTTTTGC
The Senegalia massiliensis genome window above contains:
- a CDS encoding aminoglycoside adenylyltransferase domain-containing protein translates to MGPFKILDIIINKFKRILENNLVGVYLHGSLAMGCYTDSSDIDFLVVVRQPINDKIKKELISSIVYIYNLPDKGIEMSIILEQYAKEFVYPTPFELHYSDLHRDKYLANEDYICGGDVDQDLAAHMTVIKHRGICLYGRDIDDVFNNVPKEAYINSILDDVKNAKDQILDNPIYIILNLCRVLYFVKEGIISSKLEGGIWAKNILPQKYRCLIEDALNVYRDKLYKMRYRKHLYVDFSDYILNQIDINLRKKAENL
- a CDS encoding cysteine desulfurase; this encodes MKSFNIEKIRKDFPILNQDVNDNTFVYLDSAATTQKPISVLDSIEKYNKSSNANIHRGAYALSIRATEMYDSARKKVKDFINAPYVESIIFTKNTTEALNLVAFSYALENVSRGDEILVLISEHHSNILPWQMVARKNNAKLKYIYLNDDYTIDMKDFKSKVTENTKIVTVAHISNVLGTINPIKEIIDYAHEKGAITIIDGAQAAPHTQVDIKKLNPDFYVFSGHKMLGPMGIGVLYGRRELLEKMSPFLSGGDMIEYVEEQSSTFAELPHKFEAGTQNVEAAVGLKRAIEYLEDVGLENIKKHEMKLTEYALKKMKEIPYITIYGTEDIDKRSSVISFNIDDVHPHDVATILDSYGIAIRAGHHCAQPLMKYLKINSTCRASFYIYNTLEEVDIFIEGLKNVRKWLGYGS
- the sufU gene encoding Fe-S cluster assembly sulfur transfer protein SufU; translation: MDLNSIYTELIMEHNTSGHNEKQLENPDHSERGHNPSCGDDLTLQFKFDGDIIKDAAFIGHGCAISKASTSMMIDLIKGKTKKEAYDLVELFIGMIKKEITDEREFEKLKDAFILQNISNMPARVKCAVLAWHALGESIKEDV
- a CDS encoding 2'-5' RNA ligase family protein, whose product is MKKRSIIIFPKLNDIEIIEEIRSKYDPLYTCIKPHITLVFPFESDISTEELKKHMIEILKDINKFKIRLRGITGTSDYYLFLNIKQGNDKIIEIHDKLYTGILNKFLYKKLTYFPHLTVGKLDDISNFKSAFIETENIVNVFETVVEKIYVEKIDENENSNIEFVIRL
- the sufD gene encoding Fe-S cluster assembly protein SufD; the encoded protein is MNLKEYKEVDLPKWKRIRLKDVEIPEHREYKSLNIPKIEDLNIQHINTKEEINNYTKYLKVDSEFGVDKELVKLTEKFSNTGVIIDLERGQKIQEPVRLDFNMNNEESLVLDHNLILAHQNSEVTVVMDYTSTEKSFHNGVTKIYAEDNSNVTVIKVQTMSKTSHNFDSNIAVVGRDAEVNFISVELGSAITSTSFITNLLEDNSSANLKSIYFGDDEMGLDLEYTMNHFGRRCLSNIETKGALKDKAKKVFRGNLDFKKGSTRSKGEEGEYVILLDKGVKSDAIPALICGEDDVEGEHAASAGQINELKLFYLMSRGLSEKDAKKMIIEASFRPIIDLIPYEDLRERIEKDIDWRITNEKF
- a CDS encoding 5'-methylthioadenosine/adenosylhomocysteine nucleosidase; translation: MKIGIIGPTENEIMPFVKSISDVKIVSTAMLKFYNGVYKNINVVALYCGVCKVNAAIATQILIDKFSVSHIIVVGVAGGIDKTLKIGDTVIATEIAYHDVDDGILTEYHPWMESIYFKSEAILIHYCKKALKQNKFEQTVSFGKIVTGESFIIQNGREEIILKYNPLCVDMETASIAHVCYVNEIPFLAIRSITDTEEECGIEAFEENCVDVSLNSIKILKALLEQLSYTF